CTTCCACTTCCAGCGTACGCCACACCTGATAGCGCCGGTTTAGATCTTCAAGCTGCGGTGGCAAACGACATTACTCTTCAGCCTGGCGAACGCGCCCTCATTCCCTGCGGCATTTCCATTGCCCTGCCCAAACTCCATGAAGCACAAGTCCGCCCCCGCTCTGGTTTAGCATTCAAACACGGCATTACCGTCCTCAATACGCCCGGCACCATTGATGCCGATTATCGGGGAGAAATTAAAGTCCTCCT
This Alphaproteobacteria bacterium DNA region includes the following protein-coding sequences:
- the dut gene encoding dUTP diphosphatase, which codes for MSSIEIQKLPHGEDLPLPAYATPDSAGLDLQAAVANDITLQPGERALIPCGISIALPKLHEAQVRPRSGLAFKHGITVLNTPGTIDADYRGEIKVLLINLGQKPFIIDRGLRCAQLVIAPVAQATLLEVVDLSDTDRGEGGFGSTG